The following proteins come from a genomic window of Drosophila sulfurigaster albostrigata strain 15112-1811.04 chromosome X, ASM2355843v2, whole genome shotgun sequence:
- the LOC133849107 gene encoding cytochrome P450 4d2: MLWLMLLLFGIPCLLLSDYLIRKRRNDMLHYMRGPPALPFLGNVLLYRGLDGERVMDYAVANCQKYGKMYRVWILNQLAVFSTDPRDVEVILSSPQHITKNSLYNLMLPWLGTGLLMSTGRKWYSRRKIITPTFHFKILEQFVDIFDQQSSILVEQLQQHADGKTAFNIFPIVCLTALDIIAETAMGTKVHAQKSPELPYVRAVFDMSNIITARFIKPWQRIDWMFRLVEPRLAAKQDQLIKTMHDFTEAVIQQRREMLVNEQRLGDNDKFDDLGQKRRMALLDVLLQATIDGEPLSNEDIREEVDTFMFEGHDTTTSGISFCIYEISRHAAVQQRLFQEIHTVLGKDNKGEAVTLRDLNELKFMECVIKESLRLHPPVPIIGRHFTEDVNICGKLVPSGTNYTVGLYALLRDEREFVAPHEFRPERFAANGEAATLVSTEATLPPQQPHPYANIPFSAGPRNCIGQKFAMLEMKCVISRLLQHFELLPLGPEPRPMLSLVLRSANGIHLGLRRR, encoded by the exons ATGCTCTGGCTAATGCTGCTCCTGTTTGGCATACCCTGTCTGTTGCTCTCGGACTATTTGATACGAAAGCGACGCAATGATATGCTACATTATATGCGTGGTCCACCGGCGTTGCCATTTCTGGGCAATGTGCTGCTTTACCGTGGACTCGACGGCGAAC GCGTCATGGATTATGCGGTGGCTAATTGCCAGAAATATGGTAAAATGTATCGTGTATGGATTCTCAATCAGTTGGCTGTCTTCTCCACCGATCCTCGTGACGTTGAGGTCATCTTAAGCAGTCCGCAGCACATTACCAAGAACAGTTTGTACAATCTGATGCTGCCGTGGTTAGGCACAGGCCTCTTGATGAGTACCGGTCGCAAATGGTACTCACGGCGTAAAATCATAACGCCCACGTTTCATTTTAAGATCCTGGAGCAATTTGTGGATATCTTTGATCAACAGAGCAGCATTTTGGtagagcaactgcagcagcatgCGGATGGCAAAACCGCTTTCAATATCTTTCCCATCGTTTGTCTTACGGCTCTGGACATTATTGCAG AGACCGCCATGGGCACCAAGGTGCATGCCCAAAAGAGTCCAGAGCTGCCTTACGTGCGTGCCGTCTTCGA TATGTCAAACATCATCACGGCGCGCTTCATCAAGCCATGGCAGCGCATTGACTGGATGTTTCGACTGGTAGAGCCCCGTCTGGCCGCCAAGCAAGATCAATTGATCAAAACGATGCACGACTTCACAGAGGCCGTCATACAGCAGCGTCGCGAGATGCTCGTCAACGAACAGCGTCTAGGGGACAACGATAAATTCGATGATCTTGGCCAGAAACGTCGCATGGCCTTGCTGGATGTGCTGCTGCAAGCCACAATTGACGGCGAGCCGTTGAGCAATGAGGATATACGCGAGGAGGTGGACACATTCATGTTTGAGGGTCACGACACCACCACCAGTGGCATTAGCTTCTGCATCTACGAGATCTCGAGACATGCGGCAGTGCAGCAACGTTTGTTCCAGGAAATCCACACAGTGCTGGGCAAGGACAACAAGGGCGAGGCAGTGACGCTGCGTGATCTGAATGAGCTGAAATTTATGGAGTGTGTGATTAAGGAGTCGCTGCGTTTGCATCCGCCTGTGCCCATCATAGGACGCCACTTTACCGAGGATGTCAACATAT GTGGCAAACTAGTTCCGTCTGGCACCAACTACACAGTGGGATTGTATGCGCTGCTGCGCGATGAGCGGGAATTTGTTGCGCCCCATGAATTTCGTCCTGAGCGGTTTGCGGCGAACGGAGAGGCAGCAACGTTAGTATCGACTGAGGCGACGCTTCCACCTCAACAGCCACATCCGTATGCTAACATCCCATTCTCGGCGGGACCGCGGAATTGCATTGGCCAAAAGTTTGCGATGCTTGAAATGAAGTGCGTTATAAGCAGGCTGCTGCAGCACTTTGAGCTGCTGCCTTTAGGGCCAGAGCCGCGACCCATGCTTAGTCTCGTCCTGCGTTCGGCCAATGGCATACACTTGGGCCTGCGACGGCGTTAA
- the LOC133849111 gene encoding NADH dehydrogenase [ubiquinone] 1 alpha subcomplex subunit 7, giving the protein MAAIRRDIAPFLQRVRAFLLGREHTVALRFEDGLADRTQPPPEIPDGPSHIYSANYYCTRDARREVNPPIDLVQQQQLLEADGDAAKPAGNKLPTPGKVYGWD; this is encoded by the exons ATGGCTGCCATTCGTCGTGATATAGCGCCGTTCTTGCAACGCGTGCGCGCCTTTCTGCTGGGC CGTGAACACACCGTTGCCCTGCGCTTTGAGGATGGCTTGGCCGATCGCACACAGCCACCGCCAGAGATCCCCGATGGCCCATCGCACATCTACTCGGCCAACTATTACTGCACACGCGACGCACGCCGTGAAGTGAATCCACCCATTGATCtggtgcaacaacagcagctgttggaAGCCGACGGAGATGCAGCGAAGCCAGCTGGCAACAAGTTGCCAACGCCCGGCAAGGTCTATGGATGGGATTAA
- the LOC133849109 gene encoding ribosomal RNA small subunit methyltransferase NEP1, which produces MGGQGKVINRKRKFVGRKADDPEFDLDKKHFKVLHVNAAEKRLIIVLEGAQLETVKVHNTFELLNCDDHAGIMRKNQRDPGSCRPDITHQCLLMLFDSPLNRAGLLQVFVRTEHNVLIEINPQTRIPRTFKRFAGLMVQLLHKFQIRANDTSRRLMSVIKNPITDHLPVGCKKYAMSFSGKLVSNCRELVPHGEEGSKSYDEPVVMVIGAFAHGVLKTDYTEELFSISNYPLSAAIACSKLCSAFEEVWGVV; this is translated from the exons ATGGGTGGCCAGGGCAAAGTAATAAATCGCAAACGGAAATTTGTAGGCCGCAAAGCAGACGATCCGGAATTCGATTTGGACAAGAAACACTTCAAAGTACTGCACGTGAATGCCGCCGAGAAGCGTCTGATCATAGTGCTCGAAGGCGCGCAGCTGGAAACGGTGAAG GTGCACAACACATTTGAGCTGCTCAATTGCGACGATCATGCGGGTATTATGCGCAAGAATCAACGTGATCCCGGCTCCTGTCGGCCCGACATCACACATCAATGCCTCCTCATGCTCTTCGATTCGCCACTGAATCGCGCCGGCCTCTTGCAGGTGTTTGTGCGCACCGAACACAATGTGCTTATCGAGATCAATCCGCAGACACGTATACCGCGCACCTTCAAGCGTTTTGCCGGCCTCAtggtgcagctgctgcacaaGTTTCAAATACGCGCCAACGACACATCGCGACGTCTGATGAGCGTCATCAAGAATCCCATTACGGATCATTTGCCTGTGGGCTGCAAAAAATATGCCATGTCCTTCTCGGGCAAACTGGTCAGCAATTGCCGGGAGCTGGTGCCGCATGGCGAAGAGGGCAGCAAATCGTATGACGAACCCGTGGTCATGGTCATCGGCGCCTTTGCGCATGGAGTGCTCAAGACAGACTACACCGAGGAGCTCTTCTCCATCAGTAACTATCCGCTGTCGGCGGCCATCGCGTGCTCCAAACTCTGCAGCGCCTTCGAAGAGGTCTGGGGCGTTGTATAG
- the LOC133849110 gene encoding 28 kDa heat- and acid-stable phosphoprotein-like has protein sequence MPRGKYVNHKGRSRHFTSPEELQQESEEESDSSGSEQEEQTAAGTSSSKQPATATATSSARKPARPQQRQKQQQQQRQGSSSDEESEDDSDDDSESEARDAKKGVASLIEIENPNRVTKKATQKLSQIKIDDSTGGSGGAKPELSRREREQIEKQKARQRYEKLHAAGKTTEAKADLARLALIRQQREEAAAKREAEKKAATDLGKKPLSK, from the coding sequence ATGCCACGAGGAAAGTATGTTAACCACAAAGGCCGCAGCCGTCACTTTACATCGCCCGAAGAGCTGCAACAGGAGTCCGAGGAGGAGAGTGACTCCAGTGGCAGCGAGCAAGAGGAACAAACTGCGGCCGGCACCTCATCCTCCAAACAGCcggcaacagcgacagcaacatcatcagcacgCAAACCCGCAAGGCCACAGCAGcgacaaaagcagcagcaacagcagcgacagggCAGCTCATCGGATGAGGAATCGGAGGATGATTCCGATGATGATTCGGAGTCAGAAGCACGTGATGCAAAGAAGGGCGTGGCTTCGCTCATCGAAATCGAGAATCCCAATCGTGTGACCAAAAAGGCCACACAGAAGCTATCGCAAATCAAAATCGATGATTCCACTGGCGGCAGCGGTGGCGCCAAACCCGAATTGTCGCGTCGCGAACGTGAACAGATCGAAAAGCAGAAGGCACGACAGCGCTACGAGAAACTGCATGCGGCTGGCAAAACCACCGAGGCGAAGGCGGATCTGGCGCGTCTTGCTCTAATCCGGCAGCAACGTGAGGAGGCAGCTGCCAAACGTGAGGCGGAGAAGAAGGCGGCCACCGATCTAGGCAAGAAGCCGCTCTCCAAGTAG